One Pyrenophora tritici-repentis strain M4 chromosome 5, whole genome shotgun sequence DNA window includes the following coding sequences:
- a CDS encoding TolA, Membrane protein involved in colicin uptake, whose translation MAPIDEAIADLESRDPGEKFTLKEVAEKWGVNRSTLGRRWRRVTGPRSDGYAQQQAIGPQQELELVRYITKLTKQGLPPTREMIRNFSSEVAHQQLSESWVTRFINRHEIYLISKWTTAMDRTRHLADSESKYRLYFELLHQKITEYHLEARDIYNMDEKGFLIGMIGRSKRIFSRRQWDKKEVRASLQDGSREFLTLLACCCADGSSLPPALIYAAKNGAIRSSWVEDIKAGEHEVFVSSSLTGWSNNDVGLAWLEQVFDRYTKQRSGRWRLLILDGHGSHLTMEFIKYCDRHRILLMILPPHSTHTLQPLDVVLFKPLSQAYSNELTNHLYKAQGLIPIKKGDFFPLFWRAWQASFKQSTILKAFEATGIWPIDPNVILRRFASTPEAERSSSSGLSDHDWRKLDRLVRAAVNDSHQYEARKLRSSVHHLSVQYKLLQHENEGLKEALQHKKKHKKKGKALDLQQRQEYHGGSVFWSPRKIREARAREVVRERDKIEEKLQKAQAKKQREEVQLQRQVKLEEKRVERQRLKEIRELERAEKAAERARKVEAQHQKKATQQAQQRKRKASRAPSSKNKRQKRAMEDRARDRVASPPSPPPPKTTSRGRNVNLPQKFR comes from the coding sequence ATGGCTCCGATTGATGAAGCGATTGCAGATTTAGAATCGCGCGATCCAGGAGAGAAATTCACATTAAAAGAAGTTGCTGAAAAATGGGGGGTTAACCGCTCAACGCTAGGGCGAAGATGGAGGCGCGTGACAGGGCCTAGGAGCGATGGATACGCTCAGCAGCAAGCTATCGGCCCACAACAAGAGTTAGAGCTTGTACGATATATCACTAAGCTCACTAAGCAAGGCCTACCTCctacaagagagatgatcaggaatttctcatcagaagtagcccatcagcagctcagcgagagctgggttactcgcttcattaaccgacacgagatctatcttatctcaaagtggaccaccgccatggatcgtacgcgccacctggctgattctgagtcaaagtatagactctacttcgagctgctgcaccagaagatcaccgaataccacctagaggctcgagatatatacaatatggatgaaaAGGGCTTCCTTATTGGTATGATAGGCAGGAGTAAGAGGATATTtagcaggcgtcaatgggataagaaagaggttcgagcatctctccaggatggatcacgcgagtttctgacactcctggcctgctgctgcgccgatgggagctcgctgcctccagcccttatctacgcagctaaaaatggagccatacgatcgagttgggtggaggatattaaggcaggagaacatgaggtctttgtctcatcatctctaacaggctggtcaaacaatgacgtaggcctagcttggctagagcaggtgtttgatcgctatacaaagcagcgatcagggagatggcgattgctcatccttgatggccatggatctcacctcacgatggagtttatcaagtactgcgatcgccataggatcctcctcatgatccttcctccccattcgactcatacgctccagccgctcgatgtagtgctgttcaagccactctctcaagcctactccaacgagctcactaaccatctctacaaggctcaaggcctcaTTCCAATTaagaaaggagacttcttcccactcttctggAGAGCTTGGCAGGCCTCGTTTAAGCAATCAACTATATTAAAAGCGTTTGAAGCTACTGGTATATGGCCAATAGATcccaacgttatccttcgtagatttgccagcacgccagaagctgagagaagctcatcttcagggctctctgatcatgactggagaaagctcgatcggttagtacgagctgctgtcaatgatagccatcagtatgaggcaagaaagctgcgctcaagcgttcaccatctctctgtgcagtatAAGCTTTTAcagcatgagaacgagggcttaaaggaggctcttcaacataaaaagaagcataagaagaagggcaaagctcttgaccttcaacagcgccaggagtatcacggtggctctgtcttctggtctcctcgcaagatacgcgaggctcgagctagagaagtagtacgggagcgagataagatagaggagaaactccaaaaagcacaggccaagaagcagcgtgAGGAGGTtcaactgcagcgtcaagttaagctcgaggagaagcgtgtagagaggcagaggctcaaggagataagggagcttgagcgagctgagaaagcagctgaacgcgcgcgcaaagttgaagctcaacaccagaaaaaagccacccaacaagctcaacaacgcaagcgTAAAGCCTCAAGAGCGCCCTCTTCTAAgaacaagcgtcaaaaacgaGCGATGGAGGATAGAGCTCGCGATAGAGTTGCATCTCCTCCAtcgcctccaccaccaaagaccacatcacgtggccgcaacgtcaacctcccacaAAAATTCAGATAG
- a CDS encoding CRAL-TRIO domain protein, translating into MSAIGPFEEPVPGCKPAPAPALTADQQTKYDQLLADVQTWESLPTTSVKTTETTPITDDERMWLTRECLLRYLRATKWNVAQAAQRLRATLVWRREYGTDRFTADYISEENQTGKQVLLGFDNEGRPCLYLLPQNQNTKESPKQVEHLVYMLERTIDIHPPGQESLALLIDFRNAGASGTPGLGIAKSVLDILQNHYPERLGRALLTHLPWYIKTFLKLVNPFIDPITKSKIKSNEPLPDHVPASQLMKVSDGEVDFKYDHSAYWPALDKITTERRRQRKERWEKGGKIVGESEIYLWGGDEPSLGAGKTAEAAAHVDTEARDSAAPLPVSNGTDAAASAPASESADATKQGAELVEEVEKLDIKEGEPVKATA; encoded by the exons ATGTCGGCAATTGGCCCTTTTGAGGAACCCGTCCCCGGCTGCAAGCCAGCTCCTGCTCCGGCCTTGACCGCTGATCAACAGACAAAGTACGACCAACTCCTGGCCGACGTCCAGACATGGGAGTCGCTACCCACGACGTCTGTCAAGACTACCGAAACCACGCCAATCACCGACGATGAGCGCATGTGGCTCACCCGCGAATGCCTCCTCCGATATCTCCGTGCCACAAAGTGGAATGTAGCACAGGCTGCCCAGCGTTTGCGCGCTACCTTGGTGTGGCGCCGTGAATATGGCACCGACCGCTTCACTGCCGACTACATATCGGAAGAGAATCAGACGGGCAAGCAGGTCTTGCTGGGCTTCGACAACGAGGGAAGGCCATGTCTCTACTTGCTGCCACAGAACCAGAACACCAAGGAGTCACCCAAGCAGGTGGAGCATTTGGTATACATGCTAGAGCGCACCATTGACATCCACCCGCCTGGACAGGAGAGTCTGGCATTATTGATTGACTTCAGGAACGCTGGTGCCAGTGGCACACCCGGTTTGGGTATTGCCAAGTCGGTCCTGGATATCCTGCAAAACCACTACCCTGAGCGTCTGGGCAGGGCATTACTAACACACC TTCCCTGGTACATCAAAACCTTCCTCAAGCTCGTGAATCCCTTTATCGATCCCATCACAAAGTCAAAGATAAAGTCAAACGAGCCACTCCCCGACCACGTACCCGCTTCTCAGCTTATGAAGGTTTCTGATGGCGAAGTCGACTTCAAGTACGACCATTCCGCATACTGGCCTGCGCTGGACAAAATCACCACAGAGAGGAGACGACAGAGGAAAGAGCGGTGGGAGAAGGGTGGCAAGATTGTTGGAGAGAGCGAGATCTACCTGTGGGGTGGAGACGAGCCGAGTCTCGGTGCGGGAAAGACAGCAGAAGCAGCAGCCCATGTGGATACCGAGGCAAGGGATTCTGCGGCTCCTCTCCCAGTCAGCAATGGTACTGATGCTGCGGCTTCTGCACCCGCCAGCGAGAGCGCCGATGCTACAAAGCAGGGTGCTGAGCTGGTTGAGGAGGTTGAGAAGCTAGATATCAAGGAGGGCGAGCCTGTCAAGGCTACGGCGTAG
- a CDS encoding Tymo-45kd-70kd multi-domain protein: MGRVSQVASLLALASTGLAQLPAIQPFMVTGSLDSCEVKGTEYNAGGDIVVNNWEITVPQNLIVAFPVVFAPFRELCSAGALTFETTVVGNIVNGEVIAGQISVAQRFGLEGSQGYISAINADGTLQIAGGGPRIRINDPDGLYAPKYEAQPYWIADTANPTITAFSGFPMCIPYSGNADRCSTDNRGAGQAFTPKDVLSMVPLQVGDFIEYSGLKVGGNEMLVSDIVCISLHITTQASATVPNYIRVEDFLVGVADTAANVEVADIKVIGFLSSCTGASVSISAIEVDPCTGKETYRTIGSATPKAETRCKWEARIPSPAQGPFTREYRITANSPVVVTKDGIKAGQYVTAVTEWIFPEVDIPGTNPPPYPFTGIRGLVQGDFLNGKQYGPLSPFPGPTPPAPSKTCSPADIPDPSATPTPSSTPNPDAPASPAPVVNILAFSSALRVGTDVVLSGSNIASGLSDSDLTFAWTQTSPSTPTISISSASSPKATFLAPKVSAETSFTFTLTITQKELIFRSGSG, from the exons ATGGGTCGTGTCTCACAAGTTGCCTCGTTGCTTGCGCTGGCCTCTACGGGGCTAGCTCAGCTTCCTGCTATTCAGCCATTCATGGTCACTGGGTCTCTGGATTC GTGTGAGGTCAAGGGCACAGAATACAATGCCGGTGGAGACATTGTAGTCAACAACTGGGAAATTACCGTCCCTCAGAACCTTATTGTCGCCTTCCCTGTCGTCTTCGCACCGTTCCGCGAGCTGTGCAGTGCTGGCGCTCTTACCTTCGAGACCACGGTTGTTGGCAATATTGTCAACGGCGAGGTCATCGCAGGTCAGATCTCAGTTGCCCAACGCTTTGGGCTTGAGGGGAGCCAGGGATACATTTCTGCCATCAATGCGGATGGTACTCTCCAGATTGCTGGAGGGGGACCAAGGATTCGTATCAATGACCCAGATGGTCTGTATGCACCCAAGTACGAAGCTCAGCCATACTGGATTGCCGACACAGCGAATCCCACGATTACTGCTTTCTCGGGATTTCCCATGTGTATCCCATACTCAGGCAATGCGGATAGGTGCTCGACTGATAACCGTGGCGCCGGCCAAGCTTTTACTCCCAAAGATGTTCTCAGCATGGTGCCGCTCCAGGTCGGGGATTTCATTGAGTACTCAGGCCTCAAGGTTGGAGGTAACGAGATGTTGGTGTCGGACATTGTGTGTATCAGCTTGCACATCACGACGCAAGCTAGTGCGACAGTGCCCAACTACATCCGCGTAGAGGACTTTCTTGTCGGTGTTGCCGACACTGCTGCCAATGTGGAAGTTGCCGACATCAAGGTCATCGGCTTCCTCTCGAGCTGCACTGGCGCCAGCGTCTCCATCAGCGCGATTGAGGTCGACCCCTGCACGGGCAAAGAGACATATCGTACCATCGGCTCAGCTACACCCAAGGCGGAGACGCGCTGCAAGTGGGAAGCCAGAATTCCCTCGCCAGCACAAGGTCCCTTCACCCGCGAGTACCGCATCACGGCCAACTCGCCGGTCGTAGTGACGAAGGATGGAATCAAGGCAGGTCAGTACGTCACTGCCGTTACGGAATGGATCTTCCCCGAAGTCGACATCCCCGGAACAAACCCGCCCCCCTATCCCTTCACCGGCATCCGTGGTCTCGTTCAGGGTGACTTCCTCAACGGCAAACAATACGGCCCTCTATCTCCATTCCCAGGTCCCACTCCCCCAGCTCCCTCAAAAACTTGCAGCCCTGCCGATATTCCGGACCCAAGCGCCACGCCCACACCCTCATCGACCCCTAACCCAGACGCTCCTGCCTCTCCAGCTCCTGTAGTCAATATCCTCGCCTTCAGCAGCGCTCTCCGCGTCGGCACCGACGTGGTCCTCAGCGGCTCGAACATCGCCTCGGGTCTCTCAGACAGCGACCTTACCTTCGCCTGGACACAAACCTCGCCATCTACACCTACCATCAGCATCTCTTCAGCCAGTAGCCCCAAAGCTACTTTCCTCGCCCCCAAGGTGTCTGCCGAAACAAGCTTCACCTTCACGCTCACCATCACCCAAAA AGAGCTTATATTCAGAAGTGGATCGGGATAA
- a CDS encoding solute binding protein, with amino-acid sequence MHYNYIVILALTASSHALIRFGCSQLVVDRLDPLVEPGNEPSSHLHQIIGGNSFVPDMSPTTHDPPSMSTCTTCQPADDFSNYWTASLYFSARNGTYKRVPQKGNALFEGQNGGMTVYYMQNQLADYQQKSKVKAFQPGFRMIVGSPTATTRAEADKYPQLTYTCLQDMGTRFPETKAFPKKPCPAGIMVNLRFPTCWNGKDLDSPDHMAHMAYPESGTFESQGPCPASHPVRMPQLMYEVIYETAAFNDISLWPEDGSQPFVYSFGDNTGYGNHGDYIFGWKDDALQKIMDEECYVNCATMRTQSMEMMNSCSVPRKVNEAIGDTAWIPALPGHMNGTATTEKARSFRA; translated from the exons ATGCATTACAACTACATCGTTATTCTGGCGCTCACTGCCTCAAGCCATGCCCTCATCCGCTTCGGATGCTCACAACTGGTCGTCGACCGTCTTGATCCCTTGGTCGAGCCTGGAAACGAGCCATCTTCCCATCTTCATCAGATTATCGGTGGAAACTCTTTCGTCCCTGACATGAGTCCAACTACACATGATCCACCCAGCATGTCAACATGTACCACCTGCCAACCCGCTGACGACTTCTCGAACTATTGGACAGCCTCCCTTTACTTCAGTGCGCGAAATGGTACATACAAGCGGGTCCCTCAGAAGGGAAACGCTCTCTTCGAGGGTCAGAACGGTGGAATGACAGTCTATTACATGCAGAATCAGTTGGCGGATTATCAGCAAAAGTCCAAGGTCAAGGCCTTTCAGCCG GGCTTTCGAATGATTGTTGGTTCGCCTACAGCAACAACTAGAGCTGAGGCGGACAAGTACCCGCAACTCACATATACCTGTCTGCAAGACATGGGCACCCGTTTCCCAGAGACCAAAGCCTTCCCTAAGAAGCCATGTCCAGCAGGTATCATGGTCAATCTCAGATTCCCGAC ATGTTGGAACGGCAAAGACCTCGATTCACCTGACCACATGGCCCACATG GCCTACCCCGAATCCGGTACCTTCGAGTCGCAAGGCCCTTGTCCAGCATCCCATCCAGTCCGCATGCCCCAACTCATGTACGAAGTAATCTACGAAACCGCCGCCTTCAACGACATCTCCCTCTGGCCCGAAGACGGCAGCCAGCCCTTTGTCTACTCCTTCGGCGACAACACCGGCTACGGCAACCACGGCGACTACATCTTCGGCTGGAAAGACGACGCGCTCCAGAAGATAATGGACGAGGAGTGCTACGTAAACTGCGCAACGATGAGGACCCAAAGCATGGAAATGATGAACAGCTGCAGCGTACCACGCAAAGTAAACGAAGCCATTGGAGACACAGCTTGGATCCCAGCCCTGCCAGGTCACATGAACGGCACAGCGACGACGGAAAAGGCTAGAAGCTTCCGCGCTTAG